From one Formosa sediminum genomic stretch:
- a CDS encoding thiamine-binding protein, with the protein MEISVELTLMPLQADYEPPIQEFIKALRASEFTVLENPLSTQVYGDFNKVMPFLTEALKTSFDHLDGVIANMKIVKSDRSDYVPNF; encoded by the coding sequence ATGGAAATATCAGTAGAATTAACATTAATGCCATTACAAGCAGATTACGAACCACCAATTCAAGAGTTTATTAAAGCCCTTAGAGCTTCCGAATTTACAGTCCTAGAAAATCCGTTAAGTACTCAAGTATATGGCGATTTTAATAAGGTTATGCCGTTTTTAACCGAAGCTTTAAAAACCTCGTTTGATCATTTAGACGGTGTGATTGCTAACATGAAAATTGTGAAGAGCGATAGAAGCGATTATGTCCCAAATTTTTAA
- the pnuC gene encoding nicotinamide riboside transporter PnuC, producing the protein MSQIFNFLFGQYQGYQTINIVLEIVAVIFGFLSVWYSKKNNILVFPTGMISTLIFVYLLLHWGLLGDMMINAYYFIMSVYGWYIWTRPTGDNNVLTPISTMSRTEYKLGAGIFFATMVFVYVIYTIFNKLNSWTAWVDILTTALFFVGMWLMAKRKIENWIFWIIADVISIPLYFYKGFTFTSLQYLGFTFIAISGYYAWKHTLNKNLQKI; encoded by the coding sequence ATGTCCCAAATTTTTAATTTTTTATTTGGTCAATACCAAGGCTATCAAACCATTAATATAGTATTAGAAATTGTAGCTGTAATTTTTGGTTTTCTTTCTGTTTGGTATTCTAAAAAGAACAACATATTGGTTTTTCCAACGGGTATGATAAGTACACTTATTTTTGTGTATTTGTTATTGCATTGGGGCTTGTTAGGCGATATGATGATTAATGCTTATTATTTTATAATGAGTGTATACGGCTGGTATATTTGGACCAGACCAACAGGCGATAACAATGTGTTAACTCCTATATCTACAATGTCACGTACAGAATACAAGTTAGGTGCCGGAATCTTTTTTGCCACAATGGTTTTTGTATATGTAATATATACCATATTTAATAAATTAAATAGTTGGACCGCTTGGGTAGATATACTTACAACCGCACTGTTTTTTGTAGGTATGTGGCTTATGGCAAAACGCAAAATAGAAAATTGGATTTTTTGGATTATAGCAGATGTGATTTCAATTCCGCTATACTTTTATAAAGGATTTACCTTTACAAGTCTTCAATATTTAGGATTTACATTTATAGCAATTTCAGGATATTACGCATGGAAGCATACCTTAAACAAAAACCTTCAAAAAATATAA
- the ahcY gene encoding adenosylhomocysteinase: MNTKTIPYVPYKVKDMSLAAWGRKEIELAEAEMPGLMSLREEYKDSQPLKGARIAGCLHMTIQTAVLIETLKALGAEVTWSSCNIFSTQDQAAAAIAEGGTAVYAWKGLNEEEFDWCIEQTLFFGEDRKPLNMILDDGGDLTNMVLDKYPELVNGINGLSEETTTGVHRLYERMKNGTLPMPAININDSVTKSKFDNKYGCRESAVDAIRRATDVMLAGKRVVVCGYGDVGKGTAASFKGAGSIVTVTEIDPICALQAAMDGFEVKKLETVVSTADIVITTTGNKDIVRGEHFKAMKDKTIVCNIGHFDNEIQVGWLNENYGDTKNTIKPQVDKYTIDGKDIILLAEGRLVNLGCATGHPSFVMSNSFTNQTLAQIELWTNRDAYKNEVYMLPKHLDEKVAKLHLAKIGVELTELKPDQAEYIGVTVEGPFKPEYYRY, translated from the coding sequence ATGAATACAAAAACGATTCCATACGTACCTTATAAAGTAAAAGACATGTCGCTTGCTGCTTGGGGAAGAAAAGAAATAGAATTAGCTGAAGCAGAAATGCCTGGTTTAATGAGCCTTCGTGAAGAGTATAAAGACAGCCAACCTTTAAAAGGTGCTAGAATTGCTGGATGTTTACACATGACCATTCAAACTGCAGTTTTAATTGAAACTTTAAAAGCTTTAGGAGCAGAAGTAACATGGAGTTCTTGTAACATTTTCTCTACACAAGATCAAGCTGCTGCTGCAATAGCAGAAGGTGGTACTGCTGTTTACGCTTGGAAAGGCTTAAATGAAGAAGAATTTGATTGGTGTATAGAACAAACCTTATTTTTTGGTGAAGACAGAAAACCACTAAACATGATTTTAGATGATGGTGGAGATTTAACCAATATGGTTTTAGATAAATATCCTGAATTAGTTAATGGTATTAACGGATTATCTGAAGAAACTACAACTGGTGTACACCGTTTATACGAACGTATGAAAAACGGTACATTACCAATGCCAGCAATTAACATTAATGATTCGGTTACTAAATCTAAATTCGATAACAAATACGGATGTCGCGAAAGTGCTGTAGATGCTATTCGCCGTGCAACTGATGTGATGTTAGCAGGAAAGCGTGTTGTAGTTTGTGGTTATGGCGATGTTGGTAAAGGTACAGCTGCCTCTTTTAAAGGTGCAGGTAGTATTGTTACCGTTACAGAAATAGACCCTATTTGTGCCTTACAAGCTGCAATGGATGGTTTTGAAGTTAAGAAATTAGAAACTGTAGTATCAACTGCCGATATCGTAATTACTACTACAGGAAATAAAGATATTGTACGTGGCGAGCACTTTAAAGCTATGAAAGATAAAACCATTGTTTGTAACATTGGTCACTTCGATAACGAAATACAAGTGGGCTGGTTAAATGAAAACTACGGAGATACTAAAAACACAATTAAGCCACAAGTAGATAAATATACAATTGATGGTAAAGATATTATCTTATTAGCCGAAGGTCGTTTAGTAAACTTAGGTTGTGCAACTGGACACCCAAGTTTTGTAATGAGTAACTCATTTACGAACCAAACTTTAGCTCAAATCGAATTGTGGACTAACAGAGATGCTTACAAAAACGAAGTCTACATGTTACCTAAGCATTTAGATGAAAAAGTAGCAAAATTACACTTAGCTAAAATTGGTGTTGAACTTACTGAGTTAAAACCAGACCAAGCTGAATATATTGGAGTAACGGTTGAAGGACCTTTTAAACCTGAGTACTACAGATACTAA
- a CDS encoding DMT family transporter translates to MSENTTKWVYLFVLSLIWGSSFILMKKALLGVSAFQLGALRTIFTTIILFTVGFKHVKTIDKTAWKWIALSGVFGSFLPAFLFAIAETEIDSAIASILNSLVPLQTVLVGFAVFQIASTKRQVLGVVLGFLGTALLVMEGADLNPHQNYLYAGFIVLATVMYAFNVNIIKRYLQHLKPITIATGNYVVIVIPALIVLVLTGFFRSSSLQHSELKMALLYVFILSFFGTALAKVLFNKLIKIATPVFASSVTYVMPIVALTWGFLDGEGFVVLQGLAALIILLGVYFANKKA, encoded by the coding sequence ATGAGTGAAAATACTACAAAGTGGGTTTATCTATTTGTGTTATCATTAATATGGGGTAGTTCCTTTATATTAATGAAAAAAGCTCTTTTAGGGGTGTCGGCATTTCAGTTAGGTGCTTTAAGAACCATTTTTACAACTATTATATTGTTTACTGTGGGATTTAAACATGTGAAAACCATTGATAAAACGGCTTGGAAATGGATAGCATTATCTGGTGTTTTTGGATCGTTCCTTCCTGCTTTCTTGTTTGCTATTGCAGAGACAGAAATAGATAGTGCTATAGCATCTATTCTAAATTCTTTAGTGCCATTACAAACTGTTTTAGTTGGATTTGCTGTTTTTCAAATAGCTTCAACAAAACGGCAGGTTTTAGGTGTTGTTTTAGGGTTTTTAGGTACGGCATTGTTGGTAATGGAAGGCGCAGATTTAAATCCGCATCAAAACTATTTATATGCAGGTTTTATAGTTTTGGCAACCGTAATGTATGCGTTTAATGTAAATATTATAAAGCGGTATTTACAACATTTAAAACCGATAACTATTGCAACAGGAAATTATGTGGTAATAGTTATTCCTGCTTTAATAGTATTAGTATTAACTGGTTTTTTTAGAAGTTCAAGTTTGCAACATTCTGAGCTTAAAATGGCTTTACTATATGTATTTATTCTGTCTTTTTTCGGTACAGCCTTGGCTAAAGTGTTATTTAATAAGCTTATTAAAATAGCAACACCTGTATTTGCTTCATCTGTAACCTATGTTATGCCTATTGTTGCATTAACTTGGGGATTTCTTGATGGGGAAGGGTTTGTTGTGCTTCAGGGTTTGGCAGCTTTAATTATTTTATTGGGAGTATATTTTGCGAATAAAAAAGCATAA
- a CDS encoding M16 family metallopeptidase produces MKTKISVLIVLFLMSVSVHAQIDRSKQPESGPAPKITLETPQEFTLKNGIKVLVVENHKLPKVTYSLRLDNKPITEGNKAGVSSLLSSMLGNGTTSISKDKFNDEIDFLGASLGFGAQNGYASSLSKYANRILELMADAAINPLFTEEEFQKSKDQLIEGLKSQEKSVDAIAARVGNALSYGKNNPFGEFTTEETVNNITLQDVKNFYNTYFIPNNAYLVVVGDVNYKTIKKDITKKFGAWKKGTEIKSATPPITSNVTTTQIDFIDVPNAVQSNVVVTNTVDLEKGDADYFAAKIANYILGGGGEGYLFKNLREQHAYTYGAYSSLNESRYNAGRFEASASVRNAVTDSAAVEILNEINRIKTQPVDVKDLESAKAKYVGNFVMALEKPETVAEYALNIKLNNLPKDFYETYLEKINALTPADIQNAAKTYFKPENARVIIVGKGSEVLTNLEKTGVPIAYYDKFANPVEKPTYDIALPEGVTAKTVLQDYINAVGGQEKLTAVNTINIISEAEYQPGMMMNLEIKKTAKNQFSQNITMMGQSVMKTVMNNKTGYVVMQGQKKEMTEEEVLKSVAEAAPFPELNYLTSTVSLEGIEDVEGEQAYKIKISEELSVFYSVESGLKLKDERTTPMGSAALFYSDYKDLNGIKFPYKLSQTMGPQKFDFIVKEIKVNEGVTNEDFN; encoded by the coding sequence ATGAAAACAAAAATATCAGTATTAATCGTATTGTTTTTAATGTCTGTTAGCGTTCATGCTCAAATAGACAGATCCAAACAACCCGAATCAGGACCTGCACCAAAAATTACTTTAGAAACACCTCAAGAATTCACTCTAAAAAATGGTATTAAAGTGTTAGTTGTAGAAAATCACAAATTACCTAAAGTAACCTATTCATTAAGATTGGACAACAAACCTATAACAGAGGGAAACAAAGCAGGAGTTTCTAGCTTACTGTCATCTATGTTAGGAAATGGCACCACTTCGATCTCAAAAGATAAATTTAATGACGAAATTGACTTTTTAGGTGCTAGCCTAGGATTTGGAGCTCAAAATGGCTACGCATCATCATTAAGCAAATACGCTAACCGTATTTTAGAACTCATGGCAGATGCCGCTATAAATCCGTTATTTACAGAGGAAGAATTTCAGAAAAGTAAAGACCAACTTATAGAAGGTTTAAAATCTCAAGAAAAAAGTGTAGATGCTATTGCTGCTAGAGTTGGCAATGCTTTATCTTATGGAAAAAATAATCCGTTTGGAGAATTTACTACTGAAGAAACTGTAAACAATATTACGCTTCAAGATGTTAAAAATTTCTATAACACATACTTTATTCCTAACAATGCCTATTTAGTTGTTGTGGGAGATGTAAACTATAAAACAATAAAAAAAGACATCACTAAAAAATTTGGTGCATGGAAAAAAGGTACAGAAATTAAATCGGCTACACCCCCAATTACTTCAAATGTAACTACTACTCAAATAGATTTTATTGATGTTCCAAACGCAGTTCAATCCAATGTAGTAGTCACAAATACTGTAGATTTAGAAAAGGGAGACGCAGACTACTTTGCCGCCAAAATAGCAAACTATATATTAGGTGGAGGTGGTGAAGGTTATTTATTTAAAAACCTTCGAGAACAACACGCTTATACTTATGGTGCATATTCTTCACTAAATGAAAGTCGTTATAATGCAGGGCGCTTTGAAGCCAGCGCTAGTGTAAGAAATGCTGTAACCGATAGTGCCGCTGTTGAAATTTTAAACGAAATTAACAGAATTAAAACTCAACCTGTAGATGTTAAAGATTTAGAAAGTGCTAAAGCAAAATATGTAGGAAATTTTGTAATGGCCTTAGAAAAACCTGAAACCGTTGCAGAATACGCTCTAAATATAAAATTAAACAACTTACCAAAAGACTTTTACGAAACATATTTAGAGAAAATAAATGCCTTAACTCCTGCAGACATCCAAAATGCAGCTAAGACATATTTTAAACCTGAAAATGCACGTGTAATTATTGTTGGAAAAGGTAGTGAAGTATTAACAAATCTTGAAAAAACAGGAGTACCTATTGCTTATTACGACAAATTTGCAAATCCTGTAGAAAAACCAACATACGACATTGCTTTGCCAGAAGGCGTAACTGCAAAAACTGTATTACAAGATTATATTAATGCCGTTGGAGGTCAAGAAAAACTTACCGCTGTAAACACTATAAATATTATTTCTGAAGCTGAATACCAACCAGGAATGATGATGAATTTAGAAATTAAGAAAACAGCTAAAAACCAATTTTCTCAAAACATTACCATGATGGGGCAATCTGTTATGAAAACCGTAATGAACAATAAAACAGGTTATGTTGTTATGCAGGGACAAAAAAAAGAAATGACTGAAGAAGAAGTCTTAAAATCTGTTGCAGAAGCTGCACCGTTCCCTGAACTTAATTACCTAACTAGCACTGTATCTTTAGAAGGTATAGAAGATGTAGAAGGTGAACAAGCTTATAAAATTAAAATTAGCGAAGAATTATCTGTATTTTACAGCGTTGAATCTGGTTTAAAATTAAAAGACGAAAGAACCACTCCAATGGGTAGTGCAGCCTTATTTTATTCTGATTACAAAGATTTAAACGGCATTAAGTTTCCTTACAAATTATCTCAAACTATGGGACCACAAAAATTCGATTTTATAGTGAAAGAAATAAAAGTAAACGAAGGCGTAACTAATGAAGATTTTAATTAA
- a CDS encoding geranylgeranylglyceryl/heptaprenylglyceryl phosphate synthase produces the protein MNVLNHILNNIFSNKKQLAVLIDPEKIRLSDVKRFVRKINQSVANYIFVGGSTVPVDLTEPLVLEIKKHTNLPVVLFPGDVVQITDKANSLLFLSLLSGRNPAYLIGKHVEAIPRLKETSLEIIPTGYLLIENGETTMVQKVTATEPMPSKHVENIVNTALAGELLGMRLMYLEAGSGAKSPVSPEIIKAVSNDLSIPLIVGGGIKTKAQMEDAFNAGANLVVIGTALEQNEDLFNDLKRW, from the coding sequence ATGAACGTATTAAATCATATTTTAAATAATATTTTTAGCAATAAGAAACAATTAGCTGTATTAATTGATCCTGAAAAAATTAGATTAAGTGATGTTAAAAGGTTTGTTAGAAAAATTAATCAATCTGTAGCGAATTATATTTTTGTAGGTGGTAGTACAGTACCTGTAGATCTTACAGAACCCCTAGTGTTAGAAATAAAAAAACATACTAATCTTCCTGTTGTACTATTTCCAGGAGATGTTGTGCAAATTACAGATAAAGCAAATTCATTATTGTTTCTTTCTCTATTGTCAGGTAGAAATCCTGCTTATTTAATAGGAAAGCATGTAGAAGCCATACCACGATTAAAAGAAACCAGTTTAGAAATTATACCCACTGGGTATTTGTTAATTGAAAATGGCGAAACGACTATGGTACAGAAAGTCACAGCTACCGAGCCAATGCCATCTAAACATGTTGAAAATATAGTTAATACGGCGCTGGCAGGAGAATTATTAGGGATGCGATTAATGTATCTAGAAGCTGGTAGTGGTGCTAAAAGCCCTGTATCTCCAGAAATTATAAAAGCAGTAAGTAACGATTTAAGTATTCCTTTAATAGTTGGTGGAGGTATTAAAACCAAAGCACAAATGGAAGATGCTTTTAATGCAGGAGCTAATTTAGTGGTTATTGGCACCGCATTAGAGCAAAATGAAGATCTATTTAATGATCTTAAACGCTGGTAA
- the rpmA gene encoding 50S ribosomal protein L27, whose protein sequence is MAHKKGVGSSKNGRESESKRLGVKIFGGQAAIAGNIIIRQRGNTHHAGENVYAGKDHTLHAKVDGVVKFTKKKDNKSYVSIVPFEA, encoded by the coding sequence ATGGCTCATAAAAAAGGGGTAGGTAGTTCTAAAAACGGTAGAGAATCAGAATCAAAACGCTTAGGTGTTAAGATTTTTGGTGGTCAAGCTGCAATTGCTGGAAATATCATCATAAGACAAAGAGGTAATACACATCACGCAGGTGAAAATGTATACGCTGGTAAAGACCACACATTACACGCTAAAGTTGATGGTGTTGTGAAATTTACAAAGAAAAAAGACAACAAGTCTTACGTTTCTATAGTGCCTTTCGAGGCTTAA
- the rplU gene encoding 50S ribosomal protein L21 yields the protein MYAIVEIAGQQFKVEKDQKVFVHRLASEEGDAVSFDNVLLIGDGDNVTLGAPAIDGAQVSAKVLKHLQGDKVIVFKKKRRKGYRVKNGHRQALTEIVIESIAASGAKKAAPAKKAKKATATKADDLKKIEGAGPKAAEALVNAGIDTFAKVANTPAEKLSEVLTAASSRLSHIVTETWPKQAQLAADGKWDELKELQDRLDGGIEK from the coding sequence ATGTACGCAATTGTAGAGATAGCAGGGCAACAATTTAAAGTTGAAAAAGACCAAAAAGTGTTTGTTCACCGTTTAGCTTCTGAAGAAGGAGATGCAGTATCTTTTGATAATGTACTTCTTATAGGAGATGGTGACAATGTAACTTTAGGCGCCCCAGCTATAGACGGAGCACAAGTAAGTGCAAAAGTCTTAAAACACCTTCAAGGTGATAAAGTTATTGTTTTCAAGAAAAAGAGACGTAAAGGATACCGTGTTAAAAACGGACACCGTCAAGCTCTTACTGAAATCGTAATTGAAAGCATTGCTGCTTCTGGAGCTAAAAAAGCTGCACCAGCAAAAAAAGCTAAAAAAGCAACTGCTACTAAGGCAGATGATTTAAAGAAAATCGAAGGTGCTGGACCTAAAGCTGCTGAAGCTTTAGTAAACGCAGGAATCGATACTTTCGCTAAAGTTGCTAATACTCCTGCTGAGAAATTAAGCGAAGTATTAACGGCTGCAAGCTCAAGATTATCTCACATCGTTACAGAAACTTGGCCAAAACAAGCCCAGTTAGCTGCAGATGGTAAATGGGATGAATTAAAAGAGTTACAAGACAGATTAGACGGTGGAATTGAAAAATAA
- a CDS encoding 4'-phosphopantetheinyl transferase family protein — MPVYKTIHPNSQTTVKIWKITESYHELFQGVKLKPESLDRVLGMKSEIHQRGFLSVRHLLANFGYTDSDLYYDDNGKPHLKDGRYISITHSFTFSGIIISNNKTGIDIEKNREKVKLIAHKFSNYEFCYLNEDEIDYVKKLTVIWGAKEALYKLYATPGLSFYSHILVIPFDLKENRTVAWIDYKEHKSRYDIYFLELEDFTCVYTVT, encoded by the coding sequence ATGCCAGTATATAAAACCATACATCCAAACTCACAAACTACTGTTAAGATTTGGAAGATCACAGAATCTTATCATGAATTGTTTCAGGGAGTTAAGTTAAAACCTGAAAGTTTAGATCGTGTTTTAGGCATGAAAAGCGAAATACACCAACGTGGTTTTTTAAGTGTACGACATCTTTTAGCCAATTTTGGGTATACAGATTCTGATTTGTATTACGACGATAATGGGAAACCACATTTAAAAGATGGTAGATATATCTCTATTACACATTCGTTTACGTTTTCTGGAATTATAATAAGTAATAATAAAACAGGAATAGATATTGAGAAAAATAGAGAAAAAGTAAAATTAATAGCCCATAAATTTTCAAATTATGAATTCTGTTACTTAAATGAAGATGAAATTGATTATGTTAAAAAACTTACCGTTATTTGGGGTGCAAAGGAAGCCTTGTATAAGTTATATGCTACTCCAGGATTGAGTTTTTATAGCCATATTTTGGTTATTCCTTTCGATTTAAAAGAAAACAGGACAGTAGCCTGGATAGATTATAAAGAACACAAAAGTCGTTACGATATCTATTTTTTAGAATTGGAAGATTTTACGTGTGTATACACAGTAACATAA
- a CDS encoding M16 family metallopeptidase translates to MKKCLFSLASLLLVGHLATAQKVEFEEYDLDNGLHVILHQDNTAPVVTTSVMYHVGAKDENPDRTGFAHFFEHLLFEGTENIERGEFMKIIPANGGKFNANTTDDRTYYYEVFPSNKVELGLWLESERLMHPVINQIGVDTQNEVVKEEKRMRVDNQPYGKFLEQVKVNLFKNHPYRWTTIGKMEHLDAATLEEFQAFNKKFYIPNNAVLIVAGDINKTEVKKMIKDYFGPIPKGTPIVRNLAKEAPITKEIKAKAYDSNIQIPAIIEAYRTPSYKDKDSYVLNMISQYLSGGKSSKLYKKLVDEKKMALQVGAMNISQEDYSAYIVFGLPLGETTLEALTKEIDEEIVKIQNNLISERDYQKLLNQFENQFVNSNSSVEGIANSLATYYLLYDDVNLINNEINIYRSITREDIQAVAKKYLNPNQRLLLEYLPEDKKQ, encoded by the coding sequence ATGAAAAAATGCTTATTTTCTTTAGCTTCTTTGTTGCTCGTAGGCCATTTAGCTACTGCACAAAAAGTTGAATTTGAAGAATACGATTTAGACAACGGACTACATGTTATCTTACACCAAGACAATACTGCTCCAGTGGTAACCACATCGGTAATGTATCACGTAGGAGCCAAAGACGAAAACCCAGATCGAACTGGATTTGCTCATTTTTTTGAACACTTATTGTTTGAAGGTACTGAAAATATAGAGCGTGGAGAATTCATGAAAATTATTCCTGCAAACGGCGGAAAATTTAATGCTAACACCACAGATGATAGAACTTACTACTATGAAGTATTCCCTTCAAACAAAGTAGAACTTGGTTTATGGTTAGAATCTGAACGATTAATGCACCCTGTTATTAATCAAATTGGTGTAGACACACAAAATGAAGTTGTTAAAGAAGAAAAACGTATGCGAGTAGACAATCAGCCTTACGGGAAATTTCTAGAACAAGTTAAAGTTAATCTGTTTAAAAATCACCCTTACCGCTGGACTACCATTGGAAAAATGGAACATTTAGATGCTGCCACCCTAGAAGAGTTTCAGGCATTTAACAAAAAATTCTATATTCCTAATAATGCCGTACTAATAGTCGCTGGAGATATTAATAAAACGGAAGTTAAAAAAATGATCAAAGATTACTTTGGTCCAATTCCAAAAGGCACACCTATTGTTAGAAATCTGGCAAAAGAAGCCCCTATCACTAAAGAAATTAAAGCTAAAGCCTACGATAGCAACATTCAGATTCCAGCCATTATTGAAGCTTACAGAACACCTTCTTATAAAGACAAAGACTCATATGTATTAAATATGATATCTCAATATTTAAGTGGAGGTAAATCGTCTAAATTATATAAAAAATTAGTAGACGAAAAGAAAATGGCATTACAAGTAGGAGCCATGAATATTAGTCAAGAAGATTACAGTGCTTATATTGTTTTTGGATTACCTTTAGGCGAAACTACATTAGAAGCTTTAACAAAAGAAATTGATGAAGAGATTGTAAAAATTCAAAACAATTTAATTTCAGAACGAGATTACCAAAAACTACTTAATCAATTTGAAAATCAATTTGTAAATTCTAATTCAAGTGTAGAAGGTATAGCAAATTCTTTAGCCACATATTACTTACTTTACGACGATGTAAATTTAATAAATAATGAAATTAACATTTACAGATCAATAACAAGAGAAGATATCCAAGCCGTTGCTAAAAAGTACTTAAATCCTAACCAAAGGTTATTATTAGAATATTTACCAGAAGACAAAAAGCAATAA
- a CDS encoding AAA family ATPase: MEAYLKQKPSKNIKVVLFGPESTGKTVLARQLASHYKTVFVPEYSRTYALEKLKKNETLTEADVMPIAKGQIFLENELSQTAEKLLICDTNLLETKVYAEVYYNGFNNEILKASAIKNHYNLYFLTYIDIPWEADEVRDKPNERETMFQAFEKALIDYNKPYVLLKGTYKERFDLAVKHIDKLILKHS; the protein is encoded by the coding sequence ATGGAAGCATACCTTAAACAAAAACCTTCAAAAAATATAAAAGTTGTTTTGTTTGGTCCAGAATCTACCGGTAAAACTGTGTTGGCAAGACAACTAGCATCACATTATAAAACCGTTTTTGTTCCAGAATATTCTAGAACTTATGCTTTGGAGAAATTAAAAAAAAACGAAACCTTAACCGAAGCAGATGTAATGCCAATTGCAAAAGGGCAAATATTTTTAGAGAATGAGTTAAGCCAAACAGCTGAAAAACTTTTAATTTGCGATACAAATTTATTAGAAACTAAAGTATATGCAGAAGTTTATTACAACGGGTTTAACAATGAAATTTTAAAAGCATCTGCCATTAAAAATCATTATAATTTATACTTTTTAACTTATATTGATATCCCTTGGGAAGCAGATGAAGTGCGAGACAAACCAAATGAAAGAGAAACAATGTTTCAAGCTTTCGAAAAAGCGTTAATCGATTACAACAAACCCTATGTATTACTAAAAGGAACTTATAAAGAACGTTTCGATTTAGCCGTAAAACACATAGACAAATTAATATTAAAACACTCATGA